Below is a genomic region from Vibrio pomeroyi.
AAGCGTCATGTGACCGCCCATTTTTCCGACCATAGATTCCACTATCGTCAGACCTAAACCGAGTCCACTCTTACTAACGAATGGCTTTCTTAGTTGCCCCCAATCTTTGCGGGACAAGTCTCCATTATCTATAACTTTGAATGTCAGCTTCTTGTCAGAAGTATTCAGTTCTAGTATCACTGGTGCGACACCGTATTTAACAGCGTTTCTGATCAGGTTATCGATACACGTCCCTAACCAATACACGTTTACTTTTGCAGCAATATCTTTGTTAACACGCAGTTCAATTCCCGGCGCGAAATCTTCTTCAACTTTGTACTGAAGCCACTCTTCGACACTCGGCACCCACTCTGTCGCAAGTGGTTGATTGTCTGACTGCAAATAGTCTTTACTTGCCTCAGCTAACTGTCTTAAACGACGAGTATCTTCACACAACCTGCGGAACTCATCATATACCGATTCTGGTAAGTGTTCGAACTCGCGTCTGAACCCTTCAACCGTCAATGACAAACTCGCAATCGGCGTTCTTAATTCGTGCGTTAGAATTTGAAGAACCAGCATACGGCTCTTCATCTCTTGTTTCTTACTGTTCCAACGATACACGGCCCAACCCAACACCAGCATGATGTTGGCGATCACCAAGATAAACATGGCGACTTGTAGCAGTTCTGAATGATCTTCTATTTCCCAACAGACGTTGCCACGTTGAACAAAACAGCTGTTTCCTTCTGAAGACAAACTAAACGACAACCCTGCAAGCGTGGCGTTTTCGTTCCAGACTGATTCTTTATACAGGTAGTATCTGTCGCCGCGTTTTACCCACATTTCGTCCAGTTCAACAAACATGCTCGCACCCGCCAATAGTGCAGTAATGGCTTCGTTATCCATCTGCTGCAGACGCGACAGCAATTCGTCATGTTCAGCGTTTGGTCGCTCTTGAATGTGCATATAGCGCTTCAAAGAATCGAACTTTTCTGGGTATTTCTCAACGTAACGAGCAGCGTAAGAGCCACCACCTGGGTGAATCAAACCACTACGACTAAACCAACGGTCTGAAAGCTTGGTGCCTTTACACATCGCACGTGTAAAGACCAAAGGCTCCGTGATCAAAGGGCTTAACGGTAACTTTCCGCTACACGTTTTTGATAATTGGTATAAGCGTTGGATGTCTTTTAGCGGATACTCTGCCGTTTGTGGCAGCATTGAAGACGGCATGATCAAGCGAGTTGGATAGTCAGCCTGAAGCAGTCGAATGTCATAAGATTCAACTGCCGTTTCATGATCAAAGAGTTTGGTGAAGTTATCGATACGCTCAGGCAAAGAGTCAGCAAAAGCATTTACTGACACTGACAATGTAGCGATAAGAAGCGTAAATTTTCTTTTGATGATCACAAACCAGCGCAAATTCATATAGATCAATCAAATATATACCATTCGCTATCAAAGATAAATTTTTAACCGCATGAAAAACAGTGAGAATGGCGACTATCAACGATTAATTCCATGATAATACGGTGGTACCGTGCATGCGTACTAGTTCGTTGATTTAATAACACATCAATCCAAGGGCGGAGCTTTCTTGATGATATCTTTGCGATTATATGTGAATGATTATCAAAGAATGACTTTCCGCCGAGCAAAAAAAGGAGCTCAAATGAGCTCCTTCGTTTACAAGTAATTTTAGAGCAGACCTTATAGGTGCTCTAGAATCCCCAGACAACTCTGTTTAGCATCGCCAAACAGCATCTGTGTGTTCTCTTTGAAGAACAGTGGGTTTTGGACACCGGCGTAGCCTGTGTTCATAGAACGTTTGAATACGATAACGTTTTGAGCGTTCCAAACTTCCAGAACTGGCATGCCAGCAATTGGGCTGTTTGGATCTTCTAGTGCTGCAGGGTTCACGGTGTCGTTTGCACCAATAACCAATACAGTATCTGTCTCATCGAAGTCATCATTGATTTCGTCCATTTCAAGAACGATATCGTAAGGTACTTTTGCTTCAGCAAGCAGTACGTTCATGTGACCCGGTAACCTACCCGCAACTGGGTGGATGCCAAATCGAACATTTACGCCCTGCGCTCTTAGCTTCTCAGTGATTTCGTGCACTGGGTACTGAGCTTGAGCTACTGCCATGCCGTATCCCGGAGTGATGATTACTGACTTAGAGTTCTTAAGCATGTCAGCCACATCTTCAGCTGAAGTTTCACGGTGTTCACCCTGCTCTTCATCGCCATCAGATACTGTGACTTCTTGACCAAAGCCACCAGCAATAACACTAATGAACGAGCGGTTCATTGCTTTACACATGATGTAAGACAGAATCGCACCAGACGAACCAACCAATGCACCGGTTACGATAAGCAAGTCATTCGCAAGCATGAAACCTGCCGCCGCTGCTGCCCAACCTGAGTACGAGTTCAGCATAGAAACAACCACTGGCATATCTGCGCCACCAATCGATGCCACTAGGTGGTAACCAAATGCGAACGCGATAAGGGTCATTACCATCAGTGCAAACATGCTGCCGTCTACTTTCACGAACATGATCATAAGCAGTGTTGAAACTACGATAGCCGCTAGGTTCCATTTGTGCTTGTGAGGAATGTTCAGTGCAGACGAAGAGATAACGCCGCGAAGCTTACCAAACGCAACAATCGAACCTGTGAACGTCACAGCACCGATAAATACACCAAGGAATACTTCTACTAGATGGATCACGTGTTCTGCATGAATATCAGCAGGGTTAAGTGACACAGCCGCTGGCGGATCGATGTAGCTGTTGTAACCCACAAGTACCGCTGCCATACCTACGAAACTGTGCAGAATTGCCACCAGCTCAGGCATTTCAGTCATTTCTACTTTTCTTGCGTAGTGGATACCAATACCACCACCGATCACCATTGCGATGATGATCCACACAATACCCGCTGAGTGAGGGCCAAAGATCGTCGCGATCAACGCGATTGCCATACCCGTGATACCGTAATAGTTACCTGCACGTGCAGATTCCTGCTTCGATAATCCAGCCAAGCTCATAATAAAGAATACAGCAGCAACAATATAAGCTGCTTGTACTAATCCTTCAGACATCTGTTACTCCTTAGTCTTTACGGAACATTTCAAGCATACGTTTGGTCACGGTAAAGCCACCAAAGATATTGATACTTGCAATTAAAACGGCAATGAAAGATAGGAAAGTGACGACGCCGCTTCCTTGTCCAATCTGTAATAGCGCACCTACCACAATGATCCCTGAAATCGCATTCGTTACAGACATCAAAGGCGTATGAAGAGAATGGCTAACATTCCAAACTACGTAATAACCCACCACACAAGCGAGAACAAAAACGGTAAAGTGAGATAAGAACGCAGCAGGAGCAACCGACGCTATCCAAGCGAATGCACCAACAGCAACCGCCATACCCGCTGCTTTCTTAATTGGAGAAACAGGTTCTGCAACTTTAGGCTCGGGTTTCGGCGCTTTTGGTTTCGCTTGTTGTTGAGGTTGAGCAGAAACTTGAATTGGCGGCGCTGGCCAAGTGACTTCGCCCTCTTTAACCACAGTAACACCGCGCAGCACAACATCTTCAAAGTCGATATTGATGTTGCCGTCTTTCTCTTTGCAAAGCAGTTTCAACAAGTTAACGAGGTTAGTCGCGTACAGCTGAGAAGATTGAGTCGGCAAACGACCAACCATATCGGTGTAACCAACAACTTTTACGCCATTCGCAGTAGTGATGACTTGATCCGCAACCGTGTATTCACAGTTACCGCCATTCGCAGCCGCCAGATCCACAATCACACTACCCGCACTCATGCTATCTACCATCTCTTTGGTAATTAGCTTAGGTGCAGGACGACCTGGAATCAGTGCCGTTGTAATGATGATATCAACGTCTTTTGCTTGAGCCGCATAAAGTTCTTCCGCTTTCTTATTGAATGCTTCAGACATCTCTTTCGCATAGCCATCACCAGCGCCTGTATCTTCTTGGAAATCAACTTCCAAGAATTCAGCGCCCATCGACTCTACTTGCTCTTTTACTTCAGGACGAACATCGAATGAACGAACAATCGCACCTAAGCTACCTGCTGCACCAATTGCCGCTAAACCAGCAACACCCGCACCTGCAACCAGTACTTTCGCTGGTGGAACCTTACCTGCCGCTGTAATTTGACCTGTGAAGAATCGACCAAATTCATGCGCCGCTTCAACAACTGCACGATAACCCGCGATGTTTGCCATAGAACTTAGCGCATCGAGTGCTTGAGCTCTTGAAATACGAGGCACAGAATCCATCGCCATCACATTGATGTTAAGACTGGACAATTGTTCCATTAATTCTGGGTTTTGAGCAGGCCAAATAAAGCTGACCAATGTTGCGCCATCTTTAAGTAGATCGATTTCATTATTAGATTCGTCAACGATCGGGGCGTTAACTTTAAAGATAATATCGGATTTCCAAGCTTCATCTGCGCTTACAACTTTTGCACCAGCTTGTTCATAAGCTGAATCATCAAAACTTGCTAGCGCACCTGCTTGTGATTCAACACAAACTTCAAATCCTAACTTTAGAAGCTGTTCGACCGATTTCGGCGATGCAGCGACTCGCGTTTCACCAGCGAGCGTTTCTCTTGGTACACCTATCAACAAATTAGACTCCTTGTGTATCAATTTGTGATTATTATTCTTACCAAAGACAAATTAAAGAGGTCGTAAGCGCACTTGGCTACACCAATTTGCATAGCGACACTTCAACTATTGGCACAATGACTTATTCGTTTGTATCTAACGACAACTAATACTTCAAGCGTTTTGTTCAAAGAACAGAAAAAGTTATTACTTATAACGATTTGGATAGAATTTGAGCGCTTAATTTCGATAAATGAAGGCCCTCTCGAATAAAGAGGTCAAACCACTTGCCAATAATCCTTTTAATAACAACCGACTAGCTGTTCTTTATCCCTAAAACTAAAAAGAGCTTTCAGCATATACACTGAAAGCTCTCTAAATTATGACCAACATCAATTCTAACCCTAATTGGCTAGCTAAATATGTTGTCGCCCATTTGGTCGATGAACATCTGCGATTTCTTGAGCATCAGTTCGTTGGCGTCTTCTTTGTTTGAAACAACATCTGAACGAATAAAACGATGAGTTTTAATTTCACCGTCAATTTCTTTCTCGATTCGCCCAGCAACACGGTATTGACCAGATTCAGCAATGGCATCTTGATAGATATTGAAGCCTTTATATTCGACTGGCTCAATTTCTACTTTTTGTTCGGTTTTTTCTTTGCCACCAAATAATCTAGAAAAGAATCCCACGTTTTTTACTCCTTAAATGACCGTACTGACACTAAACTATCATGACTGTTTACGGTTCAACAATGGCTTTTCATACCATTGCAATTCTACGTCATCATCAAAATTGTGTTGACTAAATATAACGGGCACATTGTCGTTACGTTCACGTCTTCGATCGTCAATAATCATACTTTCTGCATTTTTGACCGCAATCTCACTATTACGTTTGTAGAGCACCAATTTGTCTTCGGGCAGCGCTGAAAGAAAATCGATATCGAAACGAATGTAGATTGGTTTAAGCTGACCTAAAGCCAGACACGCAAGATCGGCCAACTGTTCGTTGGTATAACTAGACACATATTCCTCGGTAGCCAGAACGTGGCCGACCAAAGTTTCCATATAGTTGTGTACATCCACACTTATTTGCATACTACACCTCCATTTGTAGCGGTTGTTTATGACCTAGTACTGAACAATGAACAACCTAATCGCAAAACTCACTGTAACGCCGTTACAAACCTTACTCGAACTTCATTACAGAATTACATTTCTTGCTTGTTGCTCATCATGTAACCATTAAGTACAAACCACCTAGGTTTTGTTAAGTATCTATAACGACTAATTAATTTCTCATATATACTGTGTAGTTCGTTCTATGGTTAATAGCAACTCAAATACATATAAAAATGGTTGCACCAATAGCGACCTATGGCTATGTTTTTACTCTCATTTAAGCAAAATGCTTGGCAATCGCTTGTTTAACCGTATCCTACGTATAGTATTAATTAATAAGATCATCATTATAGTTAGGCTCACCACATAAATGGCATCATCTTTTGTAACGTCGAGCATGTTTCGATTTTGCTTCCCTTTACTCCTTCTAGCAATTTTACTTGCAGGTATGAACAACGTCATTCTTGTGACGGATTCAAACTTAGGGTTTGCTAGCAACCT
It encodes:
- a CDS encoding sensor histidine kinase encodes the protein MNLRWFVIIKRKFTLLIATLSVSVNAFADSLPERIDNFTKLFDHETAVESYDIRLLQADYPTRLIMPSSMLPQTAEYPLKDIQRLYQLSKTCSGKLPLSPLITEPLVFTRAMCKGTKLSDRWFSRSGLIHPGGGSYAARYVEKYPEKFDSLKRYMHIQERPNAEHDELLSRLQQMDNEAITALLAGASMFVELDEMWVKRGDRYYLYKESVWNENATLAGLSFSLSSEGNSCFVQRGNVCWEIEDHSELLQVAMFILVIANIMLVLGWAVYRWNSKKQEMKSRMLVLQILTHELRTPIASLSLTVEGFRREFEHLPESVYDEFRRLCEDTRRLRQLAEASKDYLQSDNQPLATEWVPSVEEWLQYKVEEDFAPGIELRVNKDIAAKVNVYWLGTCIDNLIRNAVKYGVAPVILELNTSDKKLTFKVIDNGDLSRKDWGQLRKPFVSKSGLGLGLTIVESMVGKMGGHMTLIGPPTTFILEIPCETDIASR
- a CDS encoding HlyU family transcriptional regulator, with protein sequence MGFFSRLFGGKEKTEQKVEIEPVEYKGFNIYQDAIAESGQYRVAGRIEKEIDGEIKTHRFIRSDVVSNKEDANELMLKKSQMFIDQMGDNIFS
- a CDS encoding late competence development ComFB family protein produces the protein MQISVDVHNYMETLVGHVLATEEYVSSYTNEQLADLACLALGQLKPIYIRFDIDFLSALPEDKLVLYKRNSEIAVKNAESMIIDDRRRERNDNVPVIFSQHNFDDDVELQWYEKPLLNRKQS
- the pntA gene encoding Re/Si-specific NAD(P)(+) transhydrogenase subunit alpha — its product is MLIGVPRETLAGETRVAASPKSVEQLLKLGFEVCVESQAGALASFDDSAYEQAGAKVVSADEAWKSDIIFKVNAPIVDESNNEIDLLKDGATLVSFIWPAQNPELMEQLSSLNINVMAMDSVPRISRAQALDALSSMANIAGYRAVVEAAHEFGRFFTGQITAAGKVPPAKVLVAGAGVAGLAAIGAAGSLGAIVRSFDVRPEVKEQVESMGAEFLEVDFQEDTGAGDGYAKEMSEAFNKKAEELYAAQAKDVDIIITTALIPGRPAPKLITKEMVDSMSAGSVIVDLAAANGGNCEYTVADQVITTANGVKVVGYTDMVGRLPTQSSQLYATNLVNLLKLLCKEKDGNINIDFEDVVLRGVTVVKEGEVTWPAPPIQVSAQPQQQAKPKAPKPEPKVAEPVSPIKKAAGMAVAVGAFAWIASVAPAAFLSHFTVFVLACVVGYYVVWNVSHSLHTPLMSVTNAISGIIVVGALLQIGQGSGVVTFLSFIAVLIASINIFGGFTVTKRMLEMFRKD
- the pntB gene encoding Re/Si-specific NAD(P)(+) transhydrogenase subunit beta: MSEGLVQAAYIVAAVFFIMSLAGLSKQESARAGNYYGITGMAIALIATIFGPHSAGIVWIIIAMVIGGGIGIHYARKVEMTEMPELVAILHSFVGMAAVLVGYNSYIDPPAAVSLNPADIHAEHVIHLVEVFLGVFIGAVTFTGSIVAFGKLRGVISSSALNIPHKHKWNLAAIVVSTLLMIMFVKVDGSMFALMVMTLIAFAFGYHLVASIGGADMPVVVSMLNSYSGWAAAAAGFMLANDLLIVTGALVGSSGAILSYIMCKAMNRSFISVIAGGFGQEVTVSDGDEEQGEHRETSAEDVADMLKNSKSVIITPGYGMAVAQAQYPVHEITEKLRAQGVNVRFGIHPVAGRLPGHMNVLLAEAKVPYDIVLEMDEINDDFDETDTVLVIGANDTVNPAALEDPNSPIAGMPVLEVWNAQNVIVFKRSMNTGYAGVQNPLFFKENTQMLFGDAKQSCLGILEHL